From Terriglobia bacterium, one genomic window encodes:
- a CDS encoding type IV pilus twitching motility protein PilT, with product MTIDELLRTACESKASDLHLKVGNYPYIRVDGELRSLTQYSRVSAEEMVNMAFSMMTDRQKQKFKEHTELDMAYGVAGLGRFRVNLFQQRGNIGMVLRVIPTRIRTLEELALPQVLDRICEETRGLILVTGTTGSGKTTTLAAMVDRINSTRTEHVITIEDPIEFLHRDKKGFVNQREVEVDTSGFGVALRAALRQDPDVILVGEMRDLETIHTALLAAETGHLVLSTLHTLDATETIQRIITVFPPPEQKQIRLLLAGTLRAIVSQRLVRKSDGIGRVPAAEIMIATEYIRDCIINPEKTRLIREAIASGVSQYGMQTFDQSIYDLYTKGLISLEEALLYASNADEFKLRIQGIRSTTDAARDEMERASQVDRFAR from the coding sequence GTGACCATTGATGAGTTGTTGCGAACGGCGTGCGAGAGCAAGGCCTCCGACCTTCATCTGAAGGTGGGCAACTATCCCTACATCCGCGTGGATGGGGAACTCCGGTCGCTAACCCAGTATTCCCGCGTCTCCGCTGAGGAGATGGTCAACATGGCCTTCAGCATGATGACCGACCGCCAGAAGCAGAAATTCAAAGAGCACACGGAACTCGATATGGCGTACGGCGTGGCGGGCCTGGGCCGGTTCCGCGTCAACCTTTTCCAGCAGCGCGGCAACATTGGCATGGTGCTGCGAGTGATTCCCACCAGGATCCGCACGCTTGAGGAGCTTGCGCTTCCACAGGTGCTGGACAGGATCTGCGAAGAAACGCGCGGTCTGATTCTGGTGACGGGCACCACCGGAAGCGGCAAAACCACCACGCTGGCCGCCATGGTTGACCGCATCAATTCCACGCGCACCGAGCATGTGATCACCATCGAAGACCCCATCGAGTTTCTGCACCGCGACAAGAAGGGATTTGTGAACCAGCGCGAGGTGGAAGTGGACACTTCCGGTTTTGGCGTCGCGCTGCGCGCCGCCCTTCGGCAGGATCCTGACGTTATTCTGGTGGGCGAAATGCGCGATCTTGAGACCATCCACACCGCCCTGCTGGCCGCCGAAACCGGCCATCTGGTGCTCTCCACGCTCCACACGCTCGACGCCACGGAAACCATCCAGCGCATCATCACCGTCTTTCCCCCGCCCGAACAGAAGCAGATTCGCCTTCTTCTGGCCGGCACGCTGCGCGCCATCGTGTCGCAGCGGCTGGTCCGCAAGTCCGACGGCATCGGCCGCGTGCCTGCCGCCGAGATCATGATCGCTACGGAATACATCCGCGACTGCATCATCAATCCGGAAAAGACCCGCCTGATTCGCGAAGCCATTGCTTCAGGCGTCTCGCAATACGGCATGCAGACCTTTGACCAGTCCATCTACGATCTGTACACTAAGGGGCTGATCTCGCTGGAGGAAGCGCTGCTCTACGCGTCCAACGCCGACGAATTCAAGCTGCGCATCCAGGGAATCAGGTCCACGACGGACGCCGCGCGAGACGAAATGGAGAGAGCAAGCCAGGTGGACCGCTTTGCCAGGTAA